The nucleotide sequence CCTCCTGAACGGCTTTCTCCAGGACTCCGTGCCGCCCGCGCCGCGCACGTCCGTCAGCGTCTCGGTCCCGGGCATGGCCCAGCCGACTACCGCGCGCGAGGTGCCCGTCGACGACCCGAAATTCTCCGCCTTCGTCTTCAAGATCCAGGCCAACATGGACCCGAAGCACCGCGACCGCATCGCGTTCTGCCGCGTCTGCTCCGGCAAGTTCGAACGCGACATGGTCGTCACCCACCAGCGCACGGGCAAATCGGTCCGCCTCTCCTCCTCCCACAAGCTCTTCGGCCAGGAACGCGAGACCGTCGACGTGGCCTGGCCGGGTGATGTCATCGGCCTCGTCGGCCACGACGCCTTCGGCATCGGCGACACCCTCACCACCGACCGCAGCATCGTCTACGACGCGATCCCGCGCTTCCCGTCCGAGGTCTTCACCTACATTTCCAACCCCAACACCGGCGACGCCAAGAAGTACCGCGCGGGCCTGGAGCAGCTGTTGCAGGAAGGCGTCGTCCAGTCCTTCTCGGCCAAGAATGCCCCCGCCGGCGCCACCCTGCTCGCCGCCGTCGGTCCGCTGCAATTTGAAGTCGTGCAATGGCGCCTCCAAAGCGAATACGGCGCCGAGTCCCGCCTGACCCCCACGCCCTGGACCGTCCTACGCTGGCTGCAGATCCCGGATTCCATGCAGACCCCCAACAAGGGCTTCGACTTCACCCGCCTCATCGTCGCCACGGGCGTCAGCTTCGGCTCCGACAAGTTCGACCACCCCATCGGCCTCTTCCCCAACGAGTGGACGATGCGCTACTTCACCGAGAAGAACCCCGAGATCAAGCTGCTCGAACTCCCGCCCGAACAGGCGACGTAATCGGTTCGATCTCTGTAGAGCCGGGTCGCCCCCGCCTTTTGCATCGCCTCCCGCCCCGCTTTCCCCAGCCTGCGGCTTCATGCCCCACACGCTCTTCCCCACGGCCTTCGGCACCTGTGGCCTTGCGTGGAACGACACCGGCCTGACCGGCTTTCAGTTGCCCGAGGAAACCGAGGCCCTGACCGAGCAGCACCTGGGCGCCAAGGCCCGCAGTCAGCGCGCGACCGAGGCGGCTCCCGACTGGGTTCAGAAACTCATCCGGCGCGTCCAGTTACATTTCGAGGGCACGCTGCAGGATTTCACCGACGCCCGGCTGGACTGGTCCCGTGTGACCGATTTCCAGCAGGCCGTCTACCTGCACGCCCTCGCGATCAGGCCGGGTTACAAGAAAAGCTACGGCGAAATCGCCAAGCTCATGGCCCTGGGTCACGAGGCCGCCCGTGCCGTGGGCACCGCTCTCGCCACCAATCCCTGGCCGCTGATCGTCCCCTGCCACCGCGTCGTCTCCGCCAGCGACAAGATGACCGGCTTCTCCGCCCCCGGCGGCGTGCGCACCAAAACGCGCCTCCTCACCCTCGAAGGCGCGGAGTTGCTGTCGGAATGACCTCCTCCCTGTGGGCCAGCCACCTGGCATGAAACCCGCGCTTCCCTACGACCCCGCCGCCGCCGTCGCCCACCTCCGCGCCGCCGACCCTGTCCTGGCCGCGCTCATCCACCGGATCGGCCCCTTCTCGCTGCAACTCACCCCGACCC is from Lacunisphaera limnophila and encodes:
- a CDS encoding peptide chain release factor 3 — translated: MSPAQEIARRRTFAIISHPDAGKTTLTEKFLLYGNALHLAGSVTARKNQRATASDWMELEKQRGISISSTVLQFDFAGCAVNLLDTPGHKDFSEDTYRVLTAVDAALMVIDAAKGVETQTRKLFEVCRRRGVPIFTFMNKCDRPTRNALDLLDELESVLGLQSSPVIWPLGNGPTFKGVIDRRTKEVHLFERVPGGKFQAPVNVTSLEDPAVRDKLDDYTYNEVKEQLEMLDGAGHPFDLDAVRRGKQTPVYFGSAVNNFGIELLLNGFLQDSVPPAPRTSVSVSVPGMAQPTTAREVPVDDPKFSAFVFKIQANMDPKHRDRIAFCRVCSGKFERDMVVTHQRTGKSVRLSSSHKLFGQERETVDVAWPGDVIGLVGHDAFGIGDTLTTDRSIVYDAIPRFPSEVFTYISNPNTGDAKKYRAGLEQLLQEGVVQSFSAKNAPAGATLLAAVGPLQFEVVQWRLQSEYGAESRLTPTPWTVLRWLQIPDSMQTPNKGFDFTRLIVATGVSFGSDKFDHPIGLFPNEWTMRYFTEKNPEIKLLELPPEQAT
- a CDS encoding methylated-DNA--[protein]-cysteine S-methyltransferase, whose product is MPHTLFPTAFGTCGLAWNDTGLTGFQLPEETEALTEQHLGAKARSQRATEAAPDWVQKLIRRVQLHFEGTLQDFTDARLDWSRVTDFQQAVYLHALAIRPGYKKSYGEIAKLMALGHEAARAVGTALATNPWPLIVPCHRVVSASDKMTGFSAPGGVRTKTRLLTLEGAELLSE